The DNA region GCATATAAGCACATACCCCTGACGTTTCCAGAAATCCACAGCTCCAGGCAAAAAGCGATGCGTATGCAAATATAACGTAGTATATTGCATGTCTCTCACCACTTTTTCCAGCTCGTTAACGAGAAGAGAACCGATGCCGTATCTGCGATATTCTGAATCCACATAACATTTCACAATTTCCGCAGCAGACTGCGAAGGATATCTTCCTGCGATTGCTTCGATACGCCCATCATATGGCAGGACGCCAATGGAACCCACAATCCGCTTGTCTTCCATGACAGCGACAAGAAAGACCGCATCGGCTGAATCCAAGTAATGTTCTCTGAATTGCTCCAAATCAGCAGGTAATCTCTCATGATCTATTATTGGAAATACTTCTCTGCGAACACGCATGGCAAAATCAATTGCAGCATTCATTTGGTGCTCCTGGATAGCGATCACTCTCGGTTCTATATCAAACTTTGCCAAAAAAACCACATTCCTTATCCGTTATATTCGAGTCGGATTACAACTCCATATACAAACCCTTGTAGATCGCAAGTTCGGCCTCTACTTTTCATCTTACCGAATTCAGCCTTCCCTATCAATCTATCTAAACTACTAACCAAAATAGCAAATAGCCCGCGCGATCTGATAGGGTTCGCATACGATAAGGCGTATTATCATTCCATTCCGAAAGGGGAAGAAACTTATGTGGCTATGGTTAGGAATCTCCGCTGCAACCCTATTGGCACTCCGATTTGTCTGTCGATATTTGGAAGATAAACGTGCAGCCAAAAAGTTTCATCCCCATGCGCCCAAGCAGTTGTTAATTAAGTTCAAGGAAGATACGACAGCCGACGAGATGCACACATTGCATAAAAAAGCAAAATGCAACGTAGCCGAAACGTATGAAGATCTGGGCTGGTATCGCATCGAATCAAGAAAGAAAATGCACCGTATGTTAAAGTATTACAAAAATCATGAGCTTATCGACCACGCTGAACCTAACTATTATCTGCAGTCATCGTTTACGCCAAATGACCCCTTTTTCCCATATCAATATAACCTGCAAAAAATCAATGCTCCTGCTGCCTGGGATATATCCCAGAGTAACAGTTCAGTCAAAATCGCAATCATTGACACAGGCGTACAACTGAATCACCCTGAGCTCGCTGGCAAGATCCTGCCCGGTTATGATTACGTTGATTACGACAATGTCCCCGAAGATGGTAACGGGCACGGCACGCATGTTGCCGGAATCGCTGCTTCCATTACCAACAATGGAGTGGGCATTGCAGGTACTGCCCCGCTTGCTTCCATTGTTCCACTGCGTGTACTGGACAACAATGGACAAGGTACAACGGGCAACGTCGGAAATGGACTTGTTTACGCCGCCAACAATGGTATTCAAGTCGTTAACCTGAGTCTCGGCGGTCCTACAGGAGAAGCCTTTCTCCAGGCTGCCGTGCAGTATGCATGGGAACGGGGGGCTGTCATCATCGCGGCAGCAGGTAATGATAATACTTCGTATCCGATTGTACCCGCTTCTTATCCCAACGTCATTGCAGTAGCATCCACCAATCCTTCCGACCTCAAATCGAACTTCTCGAACTATGGGTCTTGGGTAGATATGGCTGCGCCTGGGGATACCATTTTGTCCACATACCTGGGCGGCTCTTATGCTTATCTCAGTGGAACGTCCATGGCTGCTCCCCATGTGGCCGGAGTGGCTGCACTGCTGGCTGCCCGCGGCAAAACCAATGCCCAGATTCGCGATGCGCTTTGCTTCGCATCCGATCCCGTATCCGGTTCTGGTGTCTACTGGCAATATGGGCGACTTAATGCAGAGCGCAGTTTGCAGGTACCTTAAACCTTTTCTCTCCCTATCATAAACGGAAGTAACTGTATTTTATTTCATTCTGCCTACGGCTTGTCCTACGGTTACTTCACTCACGCCTCTTCTTTCCCAGCATGCTGTCATCTAGGAACGTGAGGTAAAAGAAATGTTTCCCTTCTGGGAAGGATCTTTTTTTACCTCACTATTTTCATACAGCAAGGAGCAATCCCATATTAACGAGACTGCCCCTTCCGTTCATTTCAATTGGCATATGAATCAAACTTAGAAATATTGCGCCCCATTATTGGCAATGACCTCTTTGTACCAATGGAAACTTTTCTTTTTCACTCTGCGAAGTGTGCCG from Paenibacillus sp. JNUCC-31 includes:
- a CDS encoding GNAT family N-acetyltransferase, with protein sequence MAKFDIEPRVIAIQEHQMNAAIDFAMRVRREVFPIIDHERLPADLEQFREHYLDSADAVFLVAVMEDKRIVGSIGVLPYDGRIEAIAGRYPSQSAAEIVKCYVDSEYRRYGIGSLLVNELEKVVRDMQYTTLYLHTHRFLPGAVDFWKRQGYVLICEQQDDWQTVHMEKVGEW
- a CDS encoding S8 family peptidase, which produces MWLWLGISAATLLALRFVCRYLEDKRAAKKFHPHAPKQLLIKFKEDTTADEMHTLHKKAKCNVAETYEDLGWYRIESRKKMHRMLKYYKNHELIDHAEPNYYLQSSFTPNDPFFPYQYNLQKINAPAAWDISQSNSSVKIAIIDTGVQLNHPELAGKILPGYDYVDYDNVPEDGNGHGTHVAGIAASITNNGVGIAGTAPLASIVPLRVLDNNGQGTTGNVGNGLVYAANNGIQVVNLSLGGPTGEAFLQAAVQYAWERGAVIIAAAGNDNTSYPIVPASYPNVIAVASTNPSDLKSNFSNYGSWVDMAAPGDTILSTYLGGSYAYLSGTSMAAPHVAGVAALLAARGKTNAQIRDALCFASDPVSGSGVYWQYGRLNAERSLQVP